One window of the Perca flavescens isolate YP-PL-M2 chromosome 5, PFLA_1.0, whole genome shotgun sequence genome contains the following:
- the lrrc2 gene encoding leucine-rich repeat-containing protein 2 isoform X1 → MGPVRKLDVPVSDLSLIRGIWEVRVKKYRHKQKKEQERIEMSALAKIDQQWQYRIYCKALKTKELNQLHHYLERSTLIDIQPCTEAEQQDQKGSDPEQKLIFQLEGDQWMDFPKDLQWMTYLKEWHVSGTKISRLPEYLALFTQLTVLEIPKNAIAELPPEIGKLTCLRELNASYNRLSRVPPELGNCENLERLELTGNHNLSQLPFELSSLKQMAHLDIAENRFTSIPICALRMSRLQLLDLSNNSLTDLPQDMDRLEQLVTLFVHKNNLTYLPHCLSNISTLKMIVVSGDELTSIPTKLCRNPEIKFIRLRDNRASAEKKKKEEEKKKKDRWRVQREEEVKKDSREKEFIEVYIGSLKDRDTVPESTTKVSISCLL, encoded by the exons ATGGGTCCTGTGAGGAAGCTGGACGTCCCGGTGAGTGACCTCTCTCTGATCAGAGGGATCTGGGAGGTCCGAGTGAAGAAATACAGACATAAACAGAAGAAGGAGCAGGAGAGGATCGAGATGAGCGCATTGGCCAA gatCGACCAGCAGTGGCAGTATCGTATCTACTGTAAGGCACTGAAGACCAAGGAACTCAACCAGCTACATCATTACCTGGAGAGATCTACACTGATTGATATACAGCCCTGCACAG AAGCAGAGCAGCAGGATCAGAAAGGGTCAGATCCGGAGCAGAAGCTGATCTTCCAGCTGGAAGGAGATCAGTGGATG GACTTCCCCAAGGACTTGCAGTGGATGACGTACCTTAAAGAGTGGCACGTCAGTGGGACAAAGATCAGTCGGCTGCCTGAGTACCTGGCTCTGTTCACCCAGCTCACGGTGCTCGAGATCCCCAAAAACGCCATCGCCGAGCTGCCACCTGAGATCG GAAAACTGACATGTTTGAGGGAATTAAATGCCAGCTACAACCGTCTGTCCAGAGTTCCTCCAGAACTCGGAAACTGTGAGAACCTGGAGAGACTCGAACTCACAGGAAACCACAACCTGTCCCAGCTGCCTTTTGAG CTGAGCAGCCTAAAGCAGATGGCTCACCTGGACATCGCGGAAAACAGGTTCACATCGATCCCCATCTGTGCTCTGAGGATGAgccgcctgcagctgctggaccTGAGCAACAACAGTCTGACTGACTTGCCGCAGGACATGGACAG gTTGGAGCAGCTGGTCACCCTGTTCGTCCATAAGAACAACCTGACTTACCTCCCTCACTGTCTCAGCAACATCTCCACACTCAAGATGATTGTCGTCAGCGGTGATGAGCTCACCAGCATCCCGACTAAATTGTGCAGAAACCCGGAAATCAA GTTTATCCGACTGCGAGACAACCGTGCGAGcgcagaaaagaagaagaaagaagaggagaagaagaagaaagacaggTGGAGAgtgcagagagaagaggaggtgaAGAAGGACAGCAGAGAAAAGGAGTTCATCGAGGTGTACATCGGCTCGCTGAAGGACAGAG ACACAGTCCCTGAATCCACCACCAAGGTCTCCATTTCCTGCCTGctgtga
- the lrrc2 gene encoding leucine-rich repeat-containing protein 2 isoform X2, with amino-acid sequence MGPVRKLDVPVSDLSLIRGIWEVRVKKYRHKQKKEQERIEMSALAKIDQQWQYRIYCKALKTKELNQLHHYLERSTLIDIQPCTAEQQDQKGSDPEQKLIFQLEGDQWMDFPKDLQWMTYLKEWHVSGTKISRLPEYLALFTQLTVLEIPKNAIAELPPEIGKLTCLRELNASYNRLSRVPPELGNCENLERLELTGNHNLSQLPFELSSLKQMAHLDIAENRFTSIPICALRMSRLQLLDLSNNSLTDLPQDMDRLEQLVTLFVHKNNLTYLPHCLSNISTLKMIVVSGDELTSIPTKLCRNPEIKFIRLRDNRASAEKKKKEEEKKKKDRWRVQREEEVKKDSREKEFIEVYIGSLKDRDTVPESTTKVSISCLL; translated from the exons ATGGGTCCTGTGAGGAAGCTGGACGTCCCGGTGAGTGACCTCTCTCTGATCAGAGGGATCTGGGAGGTCCGAGTGAAGAAATACAGACATAAACAGAAGAAGGAGCAGGAGAGGATCGAGATGAGCGCATTGGCCAA gatCGACCAGCAGTGGCAGTATCGTATCTACTGTAAGGCACTGAAGACCAAGGAACTCAACCAGCTACATCATTACCTGGAGAGATCTACACTGATTGATATACAGCCCTGCACAG CAGAGCAGCAGGATCAGAAAGGGTCAGATCCGGAGCAGAAGCTGATCTTCCAGCTGGAAGGAGATCAGTGGATG GACTTCCCCAAGGACTTGCAGTGGATGACGTACCTTAAAGAGTGGCACGTCAGTGGGACAAAGATCAGTCGGCTGCCTGAGTACCTGGCTCTGTTCACCCAGCTCACGGTGCTCGAGATCCCCAAAAACGCCATCGCCGAGCTGCCACCTGAGATCG GAAAACTGACATGTTTGAGGGAATTAAATGCCAGCTACAACCGTCTGTCCAGAGTTCCTCCAGAACTCGGAAACTGTGAGAACCTGGAGAGACTCGAACTCACAGGAAACCACAACCTGTCCCAGCTGCCTTTTGAG CTGAGCAGCCTAAAGCAGATGGCTCACCTGGACATCGCGGAAAACAGGTTCACATCGATCCCCATCTGTGCTCTGAGGATGAgccgcctgcagctgctggaccTGAGCAACAACAGTCTGACTGACTTGCCGCAGGACATGGACAG gTTGGAGCAGCTGGTCACCCTGTTCGTCCATAAGAACAACCTGACTTACCTCCCTCACTGTCTCAGCAACATCTCCACACTCAAGATGATTGTCGTCAGCGGTGATGAGCTCACCAGCATCCCGACTAAATTGTGCAGAAACCCGGAAATCAA GTTTATCCGACTGCGAGACAACCGTGCGAGcgcagaaaagaagaagaaagaagaggagaagaagaagaaagacaggTGGAGAgtgcagagagaagaggaggtgaAGAAGGACAGCAGAGAAAAGGAGTTCATCGAGGTGTACATCGGCTCGCTGAAGGACAGAG ACACAGTCCCTGAATCCACCACCAAGGTCTCCATTTCCTGCCTGctgtga
- the mfsd14bb gene encoding hippocampus abundant transcript-like protein 1 — MNLEKTATEANDIMLVRSSHGRARVTHAVVVIFLEFFAWGLLTTPMLTVLHETFPQHTFLMNGLVHGVKGFLSFLSAPLIGALSDIWGRKSFLLMTVFFTCAPIPFMRISPWWYFALISVSGIFAVTFSVIFAYVADITEEHERSTAYGLVSATFAASLVTSPAIGAYLSAQYGDSLVVLVATVIAVADIAFVFFVVPESLPDKMRLTSWGFPISWEQADPFASLRRVGKDTTVLLICVTVFLSYLPEAGQYSSFFLYLRQVIEFSPASIAAFIAMVGILSIVAQTLFLSVLMRTIGNKNTVLLGLGFQLFQLAWYGFGSEPWMMWAAGTVAAMSSITFPAVSALVSHCASPDQQGVAQGMITGIRGLCNGLGPALYGFIFFLFNVELDDMHPVAGRPTQKIEKSVIPGPPFLFGACTVLFALIVAVFIPEHHRLAEAKTCSTRKSSSTSTAHAQSASPLATPTSDAEDIEPLLQDSSM, encoded by the exons CACGGCCGAGCCAGAGTGACTCATGCAGTGGTGGTGATCTTCCTGGAGTTCTTCGCCTGGGGGCTGCTGACCACGCCCATGCTGACT GTCCTCCATGAGACGTTTCCTCAGCACACTTTCCTGATGAATGGCCTGGTTCACGGGGTCAAG GGCTTTCTGTCATTTCTGTCGGCTCCTCTGATTGGTGCCCTGTCAGACATCTGGGGCAGGAAGTCCTTCCTCCTGATGACTGTCTTCTTCACCTGTGCCCCCATCCCCTTCATGAGGATCAGCCCTTG GTGGTATTTTGCTCTGATCTCAGTCTCAGGAATCTTCGCGGTGACCTTCTCGGTGATCTTCGCCTACGTGGCTGACATTACAGAGGAGCACGAGAGGAGCACCGCCTACGGACTG GTCTCGGCAACCTTCGCGGCCAGCTTGGTGACGAGCCCGGCCATCGGGGCCTACCTGTCGGCGCAGTACGGCGACAGCCTGGTTGTCCTGGTTGCCACGGTGATCGCTGTGGCCGACATCGCCTTTGTGTTCTTCGTGGTCCCCGAGTCGCTGCCAGACAAGATGAGGCTGACGTCCTGGGGCTTCCCCATCTCCTGGGAGCAGGCTGACCCGTTCGCA TCTCTGCGTCGGGTGGGGAAAGACACCACAGTGCTGCTGATCTGTGTCACAGTGTTCCTGTCCTACCTGCCTGAGGCCGGACAGTACTCCAGCTTCTTCCTCTACCtgagacag GTGATTGAGTTTTCTCCTGCATCCATTGCTGCCTTCATCGCTATGGTGGGAATCCTCTCTATAGTTGCTCAG acTCTCTTCCTTAGTGTTTTAATGAGGACTATTGGTAATAAGAACACCGTTCTTCTGGGTCTGGGCTTTCAGCTCTTCCAGCTGGCCTGGTACGGCTTCGGCTCCGAGCCATG GATGATGTGGGCAGCAGGAACAGTAGCAGCTATGTCCTCCATCACCTTCCCAGCAGTCTCTGCTCTGGTGTCACACTGTGCATCCCCTGACCAGCAAG gtGTAGCCCAGGGGATGATCACAGGTATCCGAGGTCTTTGTAACGGTTTGGGTCCAGCCCTCTACGGCTTCATCTTCTTTCTCTTCAACGTGGAGCTGGACGATATGCACCCGGTGGCAGGACGACCCACGCAGAAAATAGAG aAGTCGGTGATTCCTGGTCCTCCCTTCCTATTTGGAGCGTGCACCGTCTTATTTGCCCTCATCGTAGCAGTCTTCATCCCCGAGCACCACCGATTGGCTGAGGCCAAGACCTGCTCCACCCGCAAGTCCAGCAGCACCTCCACTGCACACGCTCAGAGCGCCAGCCCTCTGGCCACGCCCACCAGTGATGCGGAGGACATCGAGCCGCTCCTACAGGACAGCAGCATGTGA